In the Pseudomonas orientalis genome, one interval contains:
- a CDS encoding phage minor tail protein L yields the protein MSITADIQTLEPGAWVELFELDATSLGAELYRFHGYPQESSIFWQGHEYSPWPIQAEGFEMSGHGTQPTPTLAVGNVGGFITALVLYFEDLVGARLIRHRTLAKYLDGQPEADPEEELPPDIWYVERKVAESSETVKFELASALDFNGVQLPRRQIVANVCWWLSCGGYRGPYCGYNGGPAADANDVIVTDAAKDKCGGRLTSCKLRFGENNPLPYGSFPAAGLLRS from the coding sequence ATGTCCATCACCGCAGATATCCAGACCCTGGAGCCCGGGGCCTGGGTGGAGCTTTTCGAGCTCGACGCCACTTCCCTGGGGGCCGAGTTGTACAGGTTCCATGGTTATCCTCAAGAATCGTCGATCTTCTGGCAGGGCCACGAGTATTCCCCCTGGCCGATCCAGGCCGAGGGTTTTGAAATGTCGGGGCATGGCACCCAACCGACGCCGACACTGGCCGTCGGCAACGTCGGTGGTTTCATCACGGCGCTGGTGCTGTATTTCGAAGACCTGGTAGGCGCGCGGCTGATCCGCCATCGCACTCTGGCCAAGTACCTCGACGGCCAGCCCGAAGCCGACCCGGAAGAGGAACTGCCGCCGGACATCTGGTACGTCGAGCGCAAAGTCGCGGAAAGCAGCGAGACGGTGAAGTTCGAACTGGCCAGCGCGCTGGACTTCAATGGCGTGCAACTGCCACGTCGGCAGATCGTCGCCAACGTGTGCTGGTGGCTCAGTTGCGGCGGTTATCGTGGCCCCTATTGTGGCTACAACGGCGGGCCAGCGGCGGATGCCAATGATGTGATCGTCACCGACGCGGCCAAGGATAAATGCGGTGGGCGGCTGACCAGCTGCAAGCTGCGTTTCGGCGAGAACAACCCACTGCCCTACGGCTCATTTCCGGCAGCCGGACTGTTGCGGAGCTGA